The DNA sequence CACCCCCACTGTTCCCTAGTATCAACTGGGTCTATCGCGCCGCCGAGCGCCGGGGCCTAAAATTGCCCCTATACCCGGGCCGTTTGCAGCCGATAATAGCACTGGTTGGTGTGTGCGGGTGATCTCGCCGGGCCGGCCAGGCCTCGGACCCGTAAAGTCTGATTTTCAACGCAATGAATAATAGGTACCAAGAAGTTTGTGAGCAGCTGGCTCGGAAGCCGGCCCGTTGGCTCGTGACCGGAGCGGCCGGCTTTATCGGCTCCAACCTGCTGCAAAAGCTGCTGTCGCTCGATCAGGAAGTGGTGGGACTCGACAATCTGTCGACCGGGTTCACCAAAAACCTCGACCAGGTGCGGGGGTTGGTGACCCCCGCTCAATGGGCGCGCTTTCGCTTTGTGAACGGCGACATTCAAAACCTCGAAACCTGCCGCGAGGCCTGCCGCTCCGCCGACTATCTCCTGCACCAGGCAGCCCTGGGGTCGGTGCCCCGGTCCATCGAGGATCCGGTCACCAGCAATGCCTCGAATGTGGACGGCTTCGTCAGTATCTGCTGGGCGGCTCATCTCGAGAAGGTGAAGTCCGCCGTCTATGCCTCCAGCAGCGCGGTCTATGGTGATCATCCCGCCCTGCCCAAGCGCGAGGAGGCGATCGGCGAATCCTTGTCCCCCTACGGCGCCACCAAGCTGATGAACGAGATCTATGCCGGGGTCTTCTCCCGCTGCTATGGGATGAAGCTCACCGGTCTGCGCTACTTCAATGTGTTTGGCCCCCGCCAGGATCCCGATGGCGCCTACGCGGCGGTCATCCCGAAATGGATTGCGTCGATGATTCGCAATCAGCCCATCCAGATCAATGGGGATGGAGAGACCAGTCGCGATTTCTGCTACATTGCTAATGTGGTCCAGGCCAACATCCTGGCCGCCACCGATCCGGGTCTCCCGACCGGGCATCGGGTGTTTAACGTCGCTCTCGATCAGCGTTT is a window from the Verrucomicrobiales bacterium genome containing:
- a CDS encoding SDR family oxidoreductase, which translates into the protein MNNRYQEVCEQLARKPARWLVTGAAGFIGSNLLQKLLSLDQEVVGLDNLSTGFTKNLDQVRGLVTPAQWARFRFVNGDIQNLETCREACRSADYLLHQAALGSVPRSIEDPVTSNASNVDGFVSICWAAHLEKVKSAVYASSSAVYGDHPALPKREEAIGESLSPYGATKLMNEIYAGVFSRCYGMKLTGLRYFNVFGPRQDPDGAYAAVIPKWIASMIRNQPIQINGDGETSRDFCYIANVVQANILAATDPGLPTGHRVFNVALDQRLTLNQLFQLLRERLMNDHPHLKKVAPLYAEFRAGDVRHSQADISLIRKVLGYEPTYNVSAGLDEALSWYQANLKG